A DNA window from Bdellovibrio sp. BCCA contains the following coding sequences:
- a CDS encoding helix-turn-helix domain-containing protein: protein MPVQNPNKLKLHPMHAFGVVGNLQTPLRIQRFEDRFEPLVPFPHKHSFYHLVIVTAGRGWHEIDFQRYPIEKGRVFLMKPAQVHSWVVDKNSKGFVIEFEEDILSSLPVYAPKIKHLLKNLSDSFLVKSKTDLLNLQNHCESLLKEYEEKQRDYEMALSLSLFLLLIEFSRWSELKESAMSQVEGFATKYLNLVEDNYRVEHEVEFYAKKLGMTAKALTMKITRMTGRSARALIQERLILESKRLLAYSDLSITEIADALGYQDANYFSRFFRMKTQKTPAAFRQYAKKVT from the coding sequence ATGCCTGTTCAGAATCCAAACAAATTAAAACTCCACCCTATGCACGCCTTTGGCGTCGTTGGAAATCTGCAAACGCCACTTCGAATTCAAAGATTTGAAGATCGTTTTGAACCTCTTGTGCCATTTCCGCACAAACACAGTTTTTATCATTTGGTCATCGTGACAGCAGGGCGCGGATGGCATGAGATCGACTTTCAAAGATATCCCATCGAGAAAGGCCGCGTATTTTTGATGAAACCGGCTCAGGTGCATTCGTGGGTCGTAGATAAAAACTCCAAGGGATTTGTGATTGAATTTGAGGAGGATATTTTAAGTTCGTTACCGGTCTATGCACCGAAGATAAAACATCTGCTTAAAAACCTGTCGGATAGTTTTTTGGTAAAATCCAAAACGGATTTGTTGAACTTGCAAAATCACTGTGAGTCCTTACTTAAGGAATATGAAGAAAAACAACGCGACTATGAAATGGCGCTTTCTCTATCTTTGTTTTTGCTGCTGATCGAATTTTCGCGATGGAGTGAATTAAAAGAATCTGCGATGTCACAAGTGGAAGGATTCGCGACAAAATATTTAAATCTCGTTGAAGACAACTATCGCGTGGAGCATGAAGTGGAATTCTATGCGAAGAAACTGGGGATGACTGCGAAAGCTTTAACGATGAAGATAACGCGAATGACAGGGCGTTCGGCGCGTGCTTTGATTCAAGAGCGTTTGATTTTGGAAAGCAAACGGCTCTTAGCCTATTCGGATTTGTCTATCACCGAAATTGCAGATGCATTGGGTTATCAAGACGCCAATTATTTTTCGCGGTTTTTCCGAATGAAAACGCAGAAAACTCCCGCTGCGTTTCGGCAATACGCAAAGAAAGTAACTTAA
- a CDS encoding dehydrogenase, with product MKNSYRIAEISFGRPHWDTAYEFDFEGKHFEVQRFSANFSVETVRRLIETLRNQVDAFALTSLPPVIKLDQKSYVHRQYLEIMGIPSPVPLCDGTGLREIANINSLVKHIEAGSIQPERGVFFPSAVFSTELEEYIRDRYRKSVYIGDAYSLLGVPWLIQPFPGLMTLSKLVLNVANFKDLRKNTPLAETKLQKMSRSTLAAQVENIQYVFCDLPFLLLFDTATEFVRGKDLVIWSSHPLMEEEARKFSPRSIINLFPESYRIHPYMNYSVLDATLRLSHGRTAPLSIEEWEQLITEDTEIRQTARKYVMTKKTSTQMKISQGMNNVKSKVLRREEPDFAFVVHALSHRDILRAPGLSMFKHMPKEWNDPFDRMFAKTPSFVYGHIKNIISEETGQQINGIIYALPATPKVLKTTDPEVIYKKIESICYDAANRGAKMIGLGAYTKIVGDQGITINQNSPIPVTTGNSLSASATLWGLNDVVKKMGLLKNDPETGLVDGMAMVIGATGSIGQVSAKLLGLVFKKVCLVAPRMERLLELKAAIEKMSPKCEIIVTTDANELAGEADVLVTATSAIDHKIVDVMKLKPGAVVCDCSRPLDFDIDDAKKRPDVLIIESGELVLPGPVQLTCDIGLPGNTVYACLAETALLTLEKRYEAFTMGRDIEWDKVKQIYKMAQRHGVQLAEIQGHTGIITDKEIELTRQLALSKRKK from the coding sequence ATGAAAAATTCGTATCGGATCGCTGAGATTAGTTTTGGTCGTCCTCATTGGGATACGGCTTATGAATTTGATTTCGAAGGAAAACACTTCGAAGTTCAAAGATTCAGTGCGAATTTTTCCGTTGAGACCGTTCGTCGTTTGATTGAAACCCTTCGCAACCAAGTCGATGCTTTTGCATTAACAAGTTTGCCACCCGTGATTAAACTTGATCAGAAAAGCTACGTGCATCGGCAATATTTGGAAATCATGGGCATTCCTTCTCCAGTGCCTTTGTGTGATGGAACGGGCTTGCGTGAAATCGCCAATATCAATTCATTGGTGAAACATATTGAAGCAGGGAGTATTCAGCCTGAGCGCGGCGTGTTTTTCCCATCGGCGGTTTTTTCTACGGAGCTTGAAGAATACATCCGCGATCGTTACCGCAAGTCGGTTTACATTGGCGATGCGTATTCTCTTTTGGGTGTGCCTTGGTTGATTCAACCTTTTCCGGGACTGATGACTCTTTCGAAATTGGTCCTTAATGTCGCCAACTTTAAAGATCTTCGTAAGAACACACCGCTGGCTGAAACAAAGCTCCAAAAAATGAGTCGCTCAACTTTGGCGGCGCAAGTTGAAAACATTCAGTATGTTTTCTGCGATCTTCCTTTCCTTTTGCTTTTTGATACCGCAACAGAGTTTGTGCGCGGAAAAGACTTGGTGATTTGGTCTTCGCATCCGTTGATGGAAGAGGAAGCGCGCAAATTTTCTCCAAGAAGCATCATAAATCTGTTCCCTGAAAGCTATCGTATTCATCCGTACATGAATTATTCGGTTTTGGATGCGACTTTGCGTTTGTCCCATGGAAGAACGGCACCACTTTCTATTGAAGAGTGGGAACAACTCATCACTGAAGACACCGAGATTCGCCAAACAGCACGCAAATACGTGATGACGAAGAAAACTTCCACGCAGATGAAGATTTCTCAAGGGATGAACAACGTTAAAAGTAAAGTTCTGCGTCGTGAAGAACCTGACTTTGCTTTCGTCGTTCACGCTCTTTCACATCGAGATATTCTGCGTGCGCCGGGCTTATCGATGTTTAAGCACATGCCTAAAGAGTGGAATGATCCATTTGATCGCATGTTCGCAAAAACGCCGAGTTTCGTTTACGGTCATATTAAAAATATTATCAGCGAAGAAACCGGACAACAGATCAACGGTATTATTTATGCTTTACCGGCGACTCCGAAGGTTCTAAAAACCACGGACCCTGAAGTGATTTATAAAAAGATCGAAAGCATTTGTTACGACGCCGCCAATCGCGGTGCAAAAATGATCGGTCTTGGCGCCTATACAAAAATTGTGGGCGATCAGGGAATTACCATCAATCAAAACAGTCCCATTCCGGTCACTACAGGAAACAGCTTAAGTGCTTCGGCCACTTTGTGGGGATTAAACGACGTCGTTAAAAAAATGGGTCTTCTTAAGAATGATCCAGAGACAGGTTTGGTTGATGGAATGGCCATGGTCATTGGCGCCACGGGCTCCATTGGTCAAGTGTCAGCAAAACTTTTAGGCCTTGTCTTTAAAAAAGTCTGCCTTGTTGCTCCTCGTATGGAGCGTCTGTTGGAACTCAAAGCAGCTATCGAGAAAATGTCTCCAAAGTGTGAAATCATCGTTACGACAGACGCCAACGAACTGGCCGGTGAAGCGGACGTTCTTGTGACAGCGACTTCGGCGATAGATCACAAAATTGTTGATGTGATGAAATTAAAACCGGGAGCCGTGGTTTGTGACTGCTCTCGTCCTTTGGATTTTGACATTGATGATGCAAAAAAACGTCCCGATGTTTTAATCATTGAATCCGGCGAACTTGTTTTGCCGGGTCCCGTTCAGCTCACGTGTGATATTGGTCTTCCGGGGAACACGGTCTATGCTTGTTTGGCAGAGACAGCTCTTTTAACTTTGGAAAAACGATACGAAGCTTTCACTATGGGACGCGATATAGAGTGGGACAAGGTGAAGCAGATTTATAAAATGGCTCAACGTCATGGGGTTCAATTGGCGGAGATCCAAGGACACACAGGTATTATTACCGATAAAGAAATTGAACTCACAAGACAGCTGGCATTATCAAAAAGAAAAAAATAG
- a CDS encoding ABC transporter permease, which translates to MLELIKIAWRNLFRNPRRTLASLCTVALGAAGLLIYQGFNTGVMNQYREGVIHGYYGHGQVFPPNYYGKVHEQPWKLWFENPETVEEQIRSSSEVVQVFPRVSFYSFIVKGGITLGGKGEGVIPERENTFFTSMNFIAGTDLQHPDQIILGKGLAESIDAKVGDTVTLLTQTVKGQLNGADLTVAGIFFTGKKVIDDSFYRVDLKQAQQLLDTNRIEMFSLATKGVGVWEKAEKEIRTANPQLDPIRFEILDKNYYQNSVDFLHAQFTFIRSIILVIVAMGIFNVISVGLLERAGEMGALRANGEKRSRLFRILLVENSLLGILGGFLGICLAVLIDKTLLVKGIPMPPAPGITRQFVVFLDIMPSHYTQALLLPMIATVLASLYPTIKLLKKSIPELLRST; encoded by the coding sequence ATGTTGGAACTTATCAAAATCGCGTGGCGCAATCTTTTTAGAAATCCTCGCAGAACGCTCGCAAGTCTTTGCACGGTGGCTTTAGGAGCTGCTGGTCTTTTGATTTATCAGGGATTTAATACCGGAGTTATGAATCAATATCGTGAAGGTGTGATTCACGGTTATTATGGACACGGCCAAGTGTTTCCACCGAATTACTACGGTAAGGTGCACGAGCAACCTTGGAAACTTTGGTTTGAAAATCCTGAAACCGTGGAAGAACAAATACGTTCTTCTTCCGAAGTCGTGCAAGTTTTCCCGCGCGTGAGCTTTTATTCTTTCATCGTTAAAGGTGGCATCACTCTGGGTGGTAAAGGGGAGGGTGTGATCCCTGAGCGTGAAAACACGTTCTTTACTTCAATGAACTTTATCGCGGGAACCGATCTGCAACATCCTGATCAGATTATTTTAGGTAAAGGTTTGGCAGAAAGTATTGATGCGAAGGTTGGCGACACCGTGACGTTGCTAACACAAACAGTGAAGGGGCAATTGAACGGAGCGGATCTCACTGTGGCCGGGATTTTCTTTACCGGAAAGAAAGTGATTGATGACTCTTTCTATCGTGTGGATTTAAAACAGGCGCAACAACTCTTAGATACAAACCGTATTGAGATGTTCTCTTTAGCAACAAAAGGCGTTGGAGTTTGGGAGAAAGCCGAAAAGGAAATTCGCACGGCCAATCCTCAGCTAGATCCGATTCGTTTTGAAATTCTTGATAAAAACTATTATCAAAACTCAGTGGATTTTCTGCATGCGCAATTCACTTTCATTCGTTCTATCATCCTCGTGATCGTTGCGATGGGAATCTTTAATGTGATCTCTGTGGGACTTCTTGAAAGAGCGGGAGAGATGGGGGCTTTGCGAGCTAACGGTGAAAAACGCAGCCGTCTTTTTAGAATTCTTTTGGTTGAAAACAGTCTTTTGGGAATTTTGGGTGGCTTCTTGGGAATTTGTCTTGCGGTTTTGATCGATAAAACCTTGCTGGTGAAAGGTATTCCGATGCCACCAGCTCCGGGAATCACGCGGCAGTTTGTCGTGTTCTTGGATATTATGCCAAGCCACTACACTCAAGCCTTGTTGTTACCTATGATCGCGACGGTGCTAGCGAGTTTGTATCCAACAATCAAACTTTTGAAAAAATCTATTCCGGAACTTCTGCGCTCGACTTAG
- a CDS encoding outer membrane lipoprotein-sorting protein, which translates to MKTFLLLCAFAFSVQAGAQENPEEWLKKADNIRNPSASYEMKIKVETSENTSVFQVYLKGQDKTLIVTKEPARDKGRNMLMLDRDFHAYVPNLKRSMRLSLAQKLSGQVANGDISRTRWYGDYTVTKEGETASEVQLLLKGNKDNLTYAWIRLWLKKGSFEPLRAEYLGLNGKTVLKRASFEDYKNIAGAMRPGTLKIEDTNKQVSYIRILGMNKKDYPDSFFTVRNMESMK; encoded by the coding sequence ATGAAGACGTTTTTACTTTTGTGCGCGTTTGCGTTCTCCGTCCAAGCAGGGGCTCAGGAAAATCCGGAAGAGTGGCTAAAGAAGGCCGACAATATTCGCAATCCTTCCGCGTCTTATGAAATGAAAATCAAAGTTGAAACTTCTGAAAATACCTCTGTGTTTCAAGTGTATTTAAAAGGACAAGATAAAACCTTGATTGTGACCAAAGAGCCTGCGCGCGATAAAGGCCGCAATATGTTGATGCTCGATCGTGATTTTCATGCCTATGTGCCGAACTTAAAGCGTTCGATGCGTTTGTCTTTGGCGCAAAAACTTTCGGGCCAAGTGGCTAACGGGGATATTTCAAGAACTCGCTGGTACGGGGATTATACCGTCACAAAAGAAGGTGAAACGGCAAGTGAAGTGCAGCTTCTTTTAAAAGGCAATAAAGACAATCTCACTTATGCCTGGATTCGTTTGTGGCTTAAAAAAGGCTCATTTGAACCCTTGCGTGCAGAGTATTTGGGTCTGAATGGTAAGACGGTTCTAAAGCGTGCTAGTTTTGAAGATTATAAAAATATTGCAGGTGCTATGCGCCCGGGCACTTTGAAAATCGAAGATACCAATAAACAAGTCAGTTACATCCGTATCCTGGGGATGAATAAAAAAGACTACCCGGATTCCTTCTTTACAGTTCGTAATATGGAAAGCATGAAGTAG
- a CDS encoding diacylglycerol/lipid kinase family protein has product MRVSVLINSKAGSVNAELIEAKVRESLFRCDLRFCRPQTLTEMCDFLHEEREQKTDAIIICGGDGTINVALQCLMKCQDLTQIPPITIVRSGTANDLAHEIGVSHRIDHAVRNIFEGVVKNIDVIEIGSGDLKKYMLTNGGLGLPAMAAELANKFRSNLQNLASCPKTAKAFRFLAEKSYYAVKKMGPSVYSMMTAEAIRTWNPDGWGLEISIPGKVNVETSSPIVLINNQQSIGASFLPAPYTSNTDGTVNLLLSESRNAPEHTLAALHIRRGSVEKSPIFKSFELKEFRLKSQNPGRSLTFFGDGEILLRDVQEISVRCIHRGLPVMVRQ; this is encoded by the coding sequence ATGAGAGTGTCCGTTCTTATTAACTCAAAAGCAGGTTCTGTGAATGCAGAACTCATTGAAGCGAAGGTGCGTGAATCTTTATTCCGCTGTGACCTTCGTTTCTGCCGTCCGCAGACGCTGACGGAGATGTGTGACTTCCTGCATGAGGAAAGAGAACAAAAAACGGATGCAATCATTATTTGTGGTGGTGATGGCACGATCAATGTGGCCTTGCAATGTCTGATGAAATGTCAGGATCTCACTCAAATTCCGCCGATCACTATTGTTCGTTCGGGAACTGCTAATGACTTGGCTCATGAAATTGGCGTGTCTCACCGTATTGATCACGCCGTTCGCAATATCTTTGAAGGTGTTGTTAAAAACATCGATGTCATCGAAATCGGTTCTGGAGATCTTAAGAAGTACATGCTGACAAACGGAGGTCTTGGACTTCCGGCGATGGCGGCGGAACTCGCTAATAAATTCAGATCCAATCTGCAAAATCTGGCGAGCTGTCCGAAAACGGCTAAAGCCTTCCGCTTCCTTGCAGAGAAAAGTTATTACGCCGTTAAAAAAATGGGACCAAGTGTGTATTCCATGATGACCGCAGAAGCGATTCGTACTTGGAATCCAGACGGGTGGGGTCTAGAAATTTCCATCCCCGGTAAAGTGAACGTAGAAACATCCTCTCCCATCGTATTGATCAACAATCAACAGAGCATTGGTGCGAGCTTTTTGCCGGCGCCATACACTTCAAATACCGATGGAACTGTGAATCTGCTTCTTTCGGAATCACGAAACGCTCCTGAACACACATTGGCAGCTTTGCACATTCGTCGTGGCAGTGTAGAAAAATCGCCGATTTTCAAATCATTTGAACTTAAAGAGTTCAGACTAAAGAGCCAGAACCCAGGTCGTTCTTTGACTTTTTTTGGGGATGGCGAGATCCTGCTCAGAGATGTTCAGGAGATTTCTGTTCGCTGCATACACCGCGGACTTCCTGTCATGGTAAGACAATAA
- a CDS encoding NHL repeat-containing protein — translation MTNGTSLNFLTMIILSFALSACSINAEMFGGSKNLNSESPGKTTLKGQFPLGDPAFTGEFKNYITAGPAGRFVFVSFSDEIYVTTDAGVLLKRFTPTGVSQITGLTVDSNSIIYITGSYDPNPNDTRFVRKFDMNGNFLGEVITYTDEGGGAVAFPENPYVAADGSIYISAFSQIRKYNAAGVLQTTYGSIQGSNDGEINGTHSFFVETDGTVYVVDVWTNRLQKFNANGSFNSKFTWPRNIANGIVTGLMREADGSFVLTERMGTEGRFTAFDGSGTPKWSRDGTERGSAPYDSNTMSVTRYNGFYYLAYRDSLVLYNAADGAFHKEYKKLISNPFSVTRSQDGFFFVSSGNGIHKFNAKGEWQTTFGNTSGSYYTAIAISSDNTIYVTDFMNGGKVFKFDFNGNAQGFLAVPSATTPYGLSIDKDDTLFIADAGGGGLIKLPLSTGVPTSFAAGQYTIPIGVSCQPDGSILIMDFNGATSIGKRLNASGTVIDTFGDAGPGTISGTALGVTADPNTGRIYVANATGNKILVYESNGDYISEFTNVDFRQPFGIYADSNGDIFVADQFNNNVKKFKSDGTMSLE, via the coding sequence ATGACTAACGGAACGTCGCTGAATTTCCTCACAATGATTATCCTTTCCTTCGCTTTATCTGCCTGCTCCATCAACGCAGAAATGTTCGGAGGATCTAAAAATCTCAACTCTGAATCGCCCGGTAAGACCACTCTCAAAGGCCAATTCCCTTTAGGCGATCCTGCCTTTACAGGTGAATTTAAAAACTACATCACAGCGGGCCCTGCGGGTCGCTTCGTCTTTGTTTCTTTTAGCGATGAAATTTACGTCACGACAGATGCCGGAGTTCTTCTCAAAAGATTCACTCCTACGGGTGTATCACAAATTACCGGACTCACAGTTGATAGCAACAGCATCATCTATATTACCGGCTCCTATGATCCGAATCCCAACGACACACGCTTTGTTAGAAAATTCGATATGAATGGTAATTTTCTTGGCGAAGTGATCACGTACACAGACGAAGGCGGCGGAGCCGTGGCATTCCCTGAAAATCCTTATGTTGCGGCTGATGGCTCTATCTATATTTCCGCATTCAGCCAGATTCGTAAATACAATGCTGCCGGAGTGCTACAAACGACGTATGGTTCTATTCAAGGATCTAATGACGGAGAAATCAATGGCACACATTCCTTTTTTGTAGAAACGGATGGAACCGTTTATGTCGTAGACGTATGGACAAACCGTCTGCAAAAGTTTAACGCGAATGGCTCTTTTAATTCCAAATTCACTTGGCCCAGGAATATTGCCAATGGAATCGTCACTGGTCTCATGCGTGAAGCTGACGGAAGTTTTGTATTGACGGAGCGGATGGGTACTGAGGGACGGTTCACCGCCTTTGACGGAAGTGGCACTCCGAAATGGTCACGCGACGGAACAGAACGAGGATCAGCCCCGTACGATAGCAATACTATGTCCGTCACCAGGTACAACGGCTTTTACTATCTTGCATATCGCGACAGTTTAGTTCTTTACAACGCCGCCGACGGAGCTTTTCATAAAGAGTATAAAAAGCTGATTTCAAATCCTTTCAGTGTCACGCGGTCTCAGGATGGTTTTTTCTTTGTAAGTTCCGGCAATGGCATTCATAAGTTCAATGCCAAAGGTGAATGGCAAACGACATTTGGAAATACGTCAGGTTCCTACTACACAGCGATTGCTATTTCTAGCGACAACACCATCTACGTGACTGACTTCATGAACGGCGGCAAAGTTTTTAAATTTGATTTCAATGGAAATGCTCAGGGCTTTCTGGCTGTACCCTCGGCCACCACACCTTATGGTCTTTCCATTGATAAAGACGACACTCTTTTTATCGCCGACGCAGGCGGAGGAGGATTGATCAAACTTCCTCTTTCAACGGGAGTTCCCACTTCATTTGCGGCAGGACAATACACCATTCCTATTGGGGTTTCCTGTCAACCTGACGGAAGTATTTTAATCATGGATTTTAACGGCGCAACTTCGATTGGAAAACGTCTCAATGCAAGTGGCACCGTGATTGACACCTTTGGTGATGCAGGACCTGGAACTATTAGCGGAACGGCATTGGGAGTCACTGCCGACCCAAATACAGGGCGCATTTATGTTGCCAACGCCACAGGAAATAAAATCTTAGTTTATGAAAGTAACGGCGACTACATTTCTGAATTCACAAATGTAGACTTCCGCCAGCCCTTCGGAATCTACGCTGACAGCAACGGCGACATCTTCGTCGCCGATCAGTTTAATAACAATGTAAAGAAATTTAAATCCGATGGAACAATGTCGCTCGAATAA
- a CDS encoding SDR family oxidoreductase, which produces MTRPRILVTGGTGFLGKKVIPLLREKFEVDVLSRSGKTEVQGDLTQWNAGLDFDFLKNKKYSLFLHMAGLYDLTASKVDCYQHNISTMGTALKVAEALNIPFFLNTSTVAAGVNSSLTSVKPFDLNFSKPFPDAYSESKALGEQVLHNWPVQNVKGRINLRLGVLVGDTKTGSIERIDGPYYAAEAFKKIRTVIESFPTAVPLPGNPNVRLPLVPVDKAAAAIVKFCEWTLADKPQGYLSYHVTPTYGLGAKDFYISALKNQAIPHKGVVLVDQISEALILKVSKFLAKFPEEELYYLMNFPIYDTQTTREILGENWCPEFKEYEQTFWSGYEKFVSDR; this is translated from the coding sequence TTGACCAGACCGCGCATCCTTGTAACCGGAGGCACAGGTTTTCTCGGGAAAAAAGTCATTCCTCTTCTTCGTGAAAAATTCGAAGTGGACGTGCTTTCCCGATCGGGCAAGACAGAAGTCCAGGGCGATCTAACTCAGTGGAATGCGGGACTCGATTTCGATTTCCTCAAAAATAAAAAATATTCTTTGTTTCTGCATATGGCGGGTCTTTATGACCTGACAGCTTCGAAGGTCGATTGTTACCAACACAATATCTCGACCATGGGCACAGCACTGAAAGTCGCTGAAGCTTTGAACATTCCTTTTTTCTTAAATACAAGCACGGTCGCTGCCGGAGTGAACTCAAGTCTCACTTCTGTAAAACCATTTGATTTGAATTTTTCAAAACCATTTCCTGATGCGTATTCTGAATCCAAAGCGTTAGGAGAGCAGGTTCTGCACAACTGGCCCGTACAAAACGTCAAAGGCCGTATCAATCTTCGCTTGGGAGTTTTGGTTGGCGACACGAAAACAGGAAGCATCGAACGTATCGATGGGCCTTATTATGCCGCTGAAGCTTTTAAGAAAATTAGAACGGTGATTGAATCTTTCCCTACAGCTGTGCCTCTTCCAGGAAATCCCAATGTGCGTTTGCCATTAGTTCCTGTGGATAAAGCGGCGGCGGCGATTGTGAAATTCTGCGAGTGGACATTGGCAGACAAGCCACAAGGGTATCTGAGCTATCACGTCACACCGACTTACGGACTTGGTGCAAAAGATTTTTATATTTCGGCACTGAAAAACCAAGCTATTCCCCACAAGGGTGTCGTCTTGGTTGATCAGATTTCTGAGGCATTGATTTTAAAAGTTTCGAAATTCCTCGCAAAGTTTCCTGAAGAAGAATTGTATTATCTGATGAACTTCCCAATCTATGACACGCAAACGACGCGTGAAATCCTAGGGGAGAACTGGTGTCCTGAGTTTAAAGAATACGAACAAACTTTCTGGAGCGGTTATGAAAAATTCGTATCGGATCGCTGA
- a CDS encoding ABC transporter ATP-binding protein — translation MSVLYRLKGLEYSYLWNKQQVPVLKGIDLELEKGCFTCIVGPSGTGKTTLLNLLGLIDTPSSGHIEFSGEDVTHLNENEKEQVRLHKVGFIFQAFYLIPTLTVLENTSYFLPSLGYTHANAQKTAMETLDLLGLADHAKKKPLELSGGQRQRVAIARAIAKKPEVVLADEPTANLDSVTAEKTINAFKELQKAENTSFIFSTHDSHLVSFAKSVYRMKDGQIEGRA, via the coding sequence ATGAGCGTTTTGTATCGTCTGAAGGGGCTTGAATATTCTTATCTTTGGAATAAACAACAAGTTCCCGTTCTTAAAGGCATTGATCTTGAGTTAGAAAAAGGCTGCTTCACTTGCATCGTCGGTCCTTCCGGAACTGGAAAGACAACTCTTTTAAATCTTTTAGGATTGATTGATACTCCTTCCAGCGGTCATATCGAATTTTCCGGCGAAGACGTCACTCACTTAAATGAAAATGAAAAAGAACAAGTTCGTTTGCATAAAGTCGGATTTATCTTTCAGGCCTTTTATTTGATTCCGACTTTGACGGTTTTAGAAAATACGTCGTACTTTTTGCCTTCTTTAGGGTACACGCACGCAAACGCGCAAAAAACGGCGATGGAGACTTTGGATCTTTTAGGTCTTGCAGATCATGCGAAGAAAAAACCTTTGGAATTATCCGGTGGTCAACGTCAGCGTGTAGCAATTGCCCGTGCGATTGCAAAAAAACCCGAAGTGGTTTTGGCGGACGAACCAACGGCGAATTTGGATTCTGTCACGGCTGAGAAAACCATTAATGCTTTTAAAGAATTGCAGAAAGCTGAAAACACCAGCTTTATTTTTTCGACCCACGATTCTCATCTGGTCAGTTTTGCAAAATCCGTTTATCGCATGAAAGACGGACAAATCGAGGGGAGAGCGTAA